Proteins found in one Macaca nemestrina isolate mMacNem1 chromosome 4, mMacNem.hap1, whole genome shotgun sequence genomic segment:
- the LOC105472554 gene encoding ribosomal RNA processing protein 1 homolog A, which produces MVSRLQLPPEIQLAQRLAGNEQVTRDRAVRKLRKYIVARTQRAAGGFTHDELLKVWKGLFYCMWMQDKPLLQEELGRTISQLVHAFQTTEAQHLFLQAFWQTMNREWTGIDRLRLDKFYMLMRMVLNESLKVLKIRGWEERQIEELLELLTSEILHPSSQAPHGVKSHFIEIFLEELTKVGAEELTADQNLKFIDPFCRIAARTKDSLVLNNITRGIFETIVEQAPLAIEDLLNELDARDEEAASDSEESSEGGERGDALSQKRSERPPAGSVCRAEPEAGEQTGDDRDSGGPVLQFDYEAVANRLFEMASRQSTPSQNRKRLYKVIRKLQDLAGGIFPEDEIPEKACRCLLEGRRQKKTKKQKRLLSLRRERGKGEKEPPSLGMERKRSRRRGVGAGPKARAEADEQPGTAKWTLLRDQPGGRGQRGAHQRRRTPRQPAGARAKAANVQEPEKKKKRRE; this is translated from the exons ATGGTTTCGCGCTTGCAGCTCCCGCCTGAAATCCAGCTGGCTCAGCGTCTGGCGGGGAATGAGCAGGTGACCCGGGACCGGGCGGTGAGGAAGCTCCGGAAATACATCGTCGCCAGGACTCAGCGGGCCGCAG GTGGTTTTACTCACGACGAGCTGCTGAAGGTGTGGAAAGGACTGTTCTATTGCATGTGGATGCAGGACAAGCCGCTCCTCCAG GAAGAATTAGGAAGGACCATTTCCCAGCTCGTTCATGCTTTTCAGACCACGGAGGCGC AGCACCTGTTCCTTCAGGCCTTCTGGCAGACCATGAATCGCGAGTGGACGGGCATCGACAGGCTGCGCCTGGATAAGTTCTACATG CTCATGAGGATGGTCCTGAACGAGTCCTTGAAGGTTCTGAAGATTCGAGGCTGGGAAGAAAG ACAGATCGAGGAGCTGCTAGAGCTGCTGACGAGCGAGATCCTGCACCCCAGCAGCCAGGCCCCCCACGGGGTGAAGAGCCACTTCATTGAGATCTTCCTGGAGGAGCTGACCAAAGTGGGCGCTGAGGAG CTTACGGCAGACCAGAACCTGAAGTTCATCGACCCCTTCTGCAGAATCGCCGCCCGGACCAAGGA TTCCCTGGTTTTGAACAACATCACTCGAGGCATCTTTGAGACGATCGTGGAGCAGGCCCCGCTTGCCATTGAAGACCTCCTGAATGAACTGGACGCACGGGATGAGGAGGCGGCGTCGGACAGTGAGGAGTCCTCCGAGGGCGGTGAGCGCGGAGATGCGCTGTCCCAGAAGAGGTCTGAAAGGCCGCCCGCAG GCTCTGTCTGCAGGGCTGAACCTGAGGCTGGTGAGCAGACAGGTGACGACAGGGACAGTGGTGGCCCTGTCCTCCAG TTTGACTACGAGGCAGTTGCTAACAGACTGTTTGAAATGGCCAGCCGCCAGAGCACCCCTTCTCAGAACAGGAAGCGTCTCTACAAAGTGATCCGGAA GCTGCAGGACCTGGCAGGAG GCATCTTCCCTGAGGACGAGATCCCGGAGAAGGCCTGCAGGTGTCTGCTTGAAGGGAGGCGGCAGAAGAAGACGAAGAAGCAGAAGCGTCTGCTCAGCTTGCGGCGCGAGAGAG GGAAAGGTGAGAAGGAGCCCCCGAGCCTGGGCAtggagaggaagaggagcaggaggaggggtGTGGGGGCCGGCCCCAAGGCGCGGGCAGAGGCTGATGAGCAGCCAGGCACAGCTAAGTGGACCCTGCTCCGAGATCAGCCCGGGGGCCGTGGCCAGAGAGGAGCTCACCAGAGGAGGAGGACACCTCGGCAGCCGGCCGGTGCCCGAGCAAAGGCAGCCAATGTCCAGGAGccggagaagaagaagaaacgcAGGGAGTGA